A region of Drosophila mauritiana strain mau12 chromosome 3L, ASM438214v1, whole genome shotgun sequence DNA encodes the following proteins:
- the LOC117139806 gene encoding uncharacterized protein LOC117139806 isoform X2 gives MEQVSDTAVTTLESTQAEEPPLGVEKSENLEPKTTALETLSESAGPTDLENELANLNGSEEGPGLDELSTLEREIAKLHNIRPPDAASETADSVTPSGGSENGGLEPRLAPDEPKCRSPIIEEGNTASGNGQSSESPLEEVDLIALLKGTDTSHDQPTGQEKCTLEKALSELDGVGEDGDVGVTIEGEGQFEIMEIDDDEGESSSRKASPKVPASKPIKTNSLPSISKHKLSPEQARAVALEQMAGLKPKSRRKEPPAPPSVVKPIDIVSSLNDDWDDYDSEEDKPASALVTEVITMPPAHVVTKKPPVPVKKLSSPVKHSPNSAILLNNKISGVKVMLKTVSQKQLAASTGAAAEKPKPTVVVSPPKNTEEHTTGFKRMRVIKRKIIWDPDVPETKKSFAQYANPKAVSPAPPTPKTNIKSISPTTTTKKEVAPKKRSATPTARSTKAGTPVGGTERGPSPVKRRAQTPNTGLANGGTQKKKKVSEIDRLMGDEGAANMIHAVEHEQRELSGGEVSNKPLMRKRAMTITGRTARVAVEPTPPKKESAHSAAKRTPAAADSVFTKATANTSARKPRASDSWDFVYKQRASEESMIMRRRSNSSYSSNASVSRNSLDNRPGAASLSDDAGEGSDPSFKFVKPVSKSSQRGGEDTSSHTLANDMKANNGSELVCLHKVNKVAHLVIHTQRGNFGHTYSTQLLEQLNDTLSSVARKGEFNTVLLTVEGPQFCHGIDCQELIQGSLEKRKDSASQLVAALKGYLRTLATFPKPLVAGIVGSQINLGVMQLPFADYVVASDDCSFETNYAKLGQLPEGFALWHGHQRVSSEVHSRLFLLGERLFATELLESNSFVDKICKARNVNEEALAIAKQISTSSAEMYRTLKKLNHSAINATKFPRLDEELKVIGEQWVTANCLANFKRYLNDVDF, from the exons ATGGAGCAGGTGTCGGATACTGCAGTGACAACTCTGGAGTCAACCCAAGCAGAGGAACCACCACTAGGAGTCGAAAAATCTGAGAACCTAGAACCAAAAACGACGGCGTTGGAAACACTCTCAGAAAGTGCGGGTCCCACTGATTTGGAGAATGAGCTGGCCAATCTCAACGGATCTGAAGAGGGTCCCGGCTTGGACGAGCTGAGCACGCTGGAGCGGGAGATAGCTAAGCTGCATAACATTCGACCACCGGATGCGGCGTCCGAAACTGCGGATTCCGTCACACCAAGTGGCGGATCAGAAAATGGTGGCTTAGAGCCCCGCCTGGCCCCAGATGAACCTAAATGTCGATCCCCAATAATCGAAGAAGGCAACACTGCCTCAGGCAACGGCCAGTCCAGCGAATCCCCCTTGGAAGAGGTAGATCTCATTGCCCTGCTCAAGGGGACGGATACCAGCCATGACCAGCCAACGGGACAGGAAAAGTGCACCTTGGAGAAGGCTCTTTCCGAGCTTGACGGCGTTGGAGAAGATGGGGATGTAGGTGTTACCATCGAGGGCGAAGGACAGTTCGAAATCATGGAAATTGACGACGACGAGGGAGAGTCATCGAGTCGAAAAGCCAGCCCCAAGGTACCTGCGTCCAAGCCCATCAAAACGAACTCCTTGCCTTCTATTTCCAAGCATAAGCTTTCCCCGGAACAAGCCAGAGCTGTTGCTCTGGAGCAGATGGCCGGTCTAAAGCCAAAGTCGCGTCGTAAGGAGCCGCCTGCTCCGCCTTCTGTGGTCAAGCCAATAGATATTGTCAGCTCGCTGAACGATGACTGGGACGACTACGACTCTGAGGAAGACAAGCCGGCTTCCGCGTTGGTGACAGAAGTGATAACTATGCCTCCAGCACACGTAGTCACTAAGAAGCCACCTGTGCCTGTGAAAAAGTTGTCATCCCCAGTTAAGCACAGCCCGAACTCAGCAATTTTGCTAAACAACAAGATCAGCGGAGTAAAAGTAATGTTAAAGACCGTGAGCCAAAAGCAACTTGCAGCCTCAACAGGGGCAGCAGCGGAAAAACCCAAGCCGACTGTCGTTGTGTCACCTCCCAAGAACACCGAAGAGCATACTACCG GGTTCAAGCGCATGCGTGTAATTAAAAGGAAGATAATCTGGGACCCCGATGTACCCGAGACGAAAAAATCGTTTGCGCAGTATGCCAACCCAAAGGCAGTATCTCCAGCACCCCCCACACCAAAAACAAATATCAAAAGCATTTCGCCCACTACGACGACTAAGAAGGAGGTGGCGCCCAAAAAACGGTCAGCTACACCTACTGCTCGGTCTACTAAAGCTGGCACGCCGGTCGGAGGAACAGAGCGGGGTCCCTCGCCCGTCAAACGACGGGCGCAAACTCCGAACACAGGTCTAGCCAATGGCGGAActcaaaaaaagaaaaaagtctCTGAGATCGATCGCCTGATGGGCGACGAGGGAGCTGCCAATATGATTCATGCAGTGGAGCATGAGCAGCGGGAATTGAGTGGTGGTGAGGTGTCCAATAAGCCGCTGATGCGCAAACGAGCCATGACCATAACCGGAAGG ACAGCACGAGTTGCAGTGGAACCAACACCGCCCAAGAAAGAGTCAGCCCATTCGGCCGCCAAACGAACGCCTGCAGCAGCTGATTCCGTTTTTACTAAGGCCACCGCCAACACATCTGCCCGTAAGCCTCGCGCCTCCGACTCGTGGGACTTCGTTTACAAACAGCGCGCCAGCGAGGAATCGATGATCATGCGTCGGCGCTCCAACAGCTCGTACTCCAGTAACGCCTCCGTCAGTCGAAATTCGCTGGACAATAGGCCCGGAGCAGCCAGTCTGTCTGATGATGCAGGCGAGGGCTCAGACCCGTCATTTAAGTTTGTAAAGCCCGTAAGCAAGTCCAGCCAAAGGGGCGGCGAAGATACCTCCtcgcatacgttggctaacgATATGAAGGCGAACAACGGTAGCGAACTGGTGTGCCTGCACAAGGTTAACAAAGTTGCTCACCTGGTCATCCACACGCAACGAGGAAACTTTGGTCATACGTACAGCACGCAGCTGCTGGAGCAGTTGAACGACACACTGTCCAGTGTTGCCCGCAAAGGCGAGTTCAACACGGTGTTGCTTACCGTCGAGGGTCCACAGTTTTGTCACGGCATCGATTGCCAAGAACTGATTCAGGGTTCCCTGGAGAAGCGAAAGGATAGTGCCAGTCAACTGGTTGCGGCCCTAAA AGGCTATCTACGCACTCTGGCCACTTTTCCTAAACCCTTGGTGGCGGGCATTGTTGGCAGCCAAATTAATTTGGGCGTTATGCAGCTTCCCTTTGCTGACTACGTGGTGGCCTCTGATGATTGTAGCTTCGAGACTAACTATGCCAAATTGGGTCAGCTGCCCGAGGGCTTTGCTCTGTGGCATGGTCACCAAAGAGTTTCCAGTGAAGTG CACTCTCGTTTGTTTCTTCTGGGTGAAAGACTGTTCGCAACGGAACTTTTGGAATCGAATAGTTTCGTTGACAAGATCTGCAAGGCCCGTAATGTCAACGAAGAGGCTCTGGCCATAGCCAAACAGATATCCACTAGCTCTGCGGAG ATGTATCGTACGCTGAAGAAACTCAACCACTCCGCCATCAATGCCACGAAATTCCCGCGTCTGGATGAGGAACTAAAAGTTATAGGCGAGCAATGGGTTACTGCCAATTGCTTGGCCAATTTCAAACGCTATCTTAACGACGTTGATTTCTAG
- the LOC117139806 gene encoding uncharacterized protein LOC117139806 isoform X1, which translates to MEQVSDTAVTTLESTQAEEPPLGVEKSENLEPKTTALETLSESAGPTDLENELANLNGSEEGPGLDELSTLEREIAKLHNIRPPDAASETADSVTPSGGSENGGLEPRLAPDEPKCRSPIIEEGNTASGNGQSSESPLEEVDLIALLKGTDTSHDQPTGQEKCTLEKALSELDGVGEDGDVGVTIEGEGQFEIMEIDDDEGESSSRKASPKVPASKPIKTNSLPSISKHKLSPEQARAVALEQMAGLKPKSRRKEPPAPPSVVKPIDIVSSLNDDWDDYDSEEDKPASALVTEVITMPPAHVVTKKPPVPVKKLSSPVKHSPNSAILLNNKISGVKVMLKTVSQKQLAASTGAAAEKPKPTVVVSPPKNTEEHTTGFKRMRVIKRKIIWDPDVPETKKSFAQYANPKAVSPAPPTPKTNIKSISPTTTTKKEVAPKKRSATPTARSTKAGTPVGGTERGPSPVKRRAQTPNTGLANGGTQKKKKVSEIDRLMGDEGAANMIHAVEHEQRELSGGEVSNKPLMRKRAMTITGRNQTARVAVEPTPPKKESAHSAAKRTPAAADSVFTKATANTSARKPRASDSWDFVYKQRASEESMIMRRRSNSSYSSNASVSRNSLDNRPGAASLSDDAGEGSDPSFKFVKPVSKSSQRGGEDTSSHTLANDMKANNGSELVCLHKVNKVAHLVIHTQRGNFGHTYSTQLLEQLNDTLSSVARKGEFNTVLLTVEGPQFCHGIDCQELIQGSLEKRKDSASQLVAALKGYLRTLATFPKPLVAGIVGSQINLGVMQLPFADYVVASDDCSFETNYAKLGQLPEGFALWHGHQRVSSEVHSRLFLLGERLFATELLESNSFVDKICKARNVNEEALAIAKQISTSSAEMYRTLKKLNHSAINATKFPRLDEELKVIGEQWVTANCLANFKRYLNDVDF; encoded by the exons ATGGAGCAGGTGTCGGATACTGCAGTGACAACTCTGGAGTCAACCCAAGCAGAGGAACCACCACTAGGAGTCGAAAAATCTGAGAACCTAGAACCAAAAACGACGGCGTTGGAAACACTCTCAGAAAGTGCGGGTCCCACTGATTTGGAGAATGAGCTGGCCAATCTCAACGGATCTGAAGAGGGTCCCGGCTTGGACGAGCTGAGCACGCTGGAGCGGGAGATAGCTAAGCTGCATAACATTCGACCACCGGATGCGGCGTCCGAAACTGCGGATTCCGTCACACCAAGTGGCGGATCAGAAAATGGTGGCTTAGAGCCCCGCCTGGCCCCAGATGAACCTAAATGTCGATCCCCAATAATCGAAGAAGGCAACACTGCCTCAGGCAACGGCCAGTCCAGCGAATCCCCCTTGGAAGAGGTAGATCTCATTGCCCTGCTCAAGGGGACGGATACCAGCCATGACCAGCCAACGGGACAGGAAAAGTGCACCTTGGAGAAGGCTCTTTCCGAGCTTGACGGCGTTGGAGAAGATGGGGATGTAGGTGTTACCATCGAGGGCGAAGGACAGTTCGAAATCATGGAAATTGACGACGACGAGGGAGAGTCATCGAGTCGAAAAGCCAGCCCCAAGGTACCTGCGTCCAAGCCCATCAAAACGAACTCCTTGCCTTCTATTTCCAAGCATAAGCTTTCCCCGGAACAAGCCAGAGCTGTTGCTCTGGAGCAGATGGCCGGTCTAAAGCCAAAGTCGCGTCGTAAGGAGCCGCCTGCTCCGCCTTCTGTGGTCAAGCCAATAGATATTGTCAGCTCGCTGAACGATGACTGGGACGACTACGACTCTGAGGAAGACAAGCCGGCTTCCGCGTTGGTGACAGAAGTGATAACTATGCCTCCAGCACACGTAGTCACTAAGAAGCCACCTGTGCCTGTGAAAAAGTTGTCATCCCCAGTTAAGCACAGCCCGAACTCAGCAATTTTGCTAAACAACAAGATCAGCGGAGTAAAAGTAATGTTAAAGACCGTGAGCCAAAAGCAACTTGCAGCCTCAACAGGGGCAGCAGCGGAAAAACCCAAGCCGACTGTCGTTGTGTCACCTCCCAAGAACACCGAAGAGCATACTACCG GGTTCAAGCGCATGCGTGTAATTAAAAGGAAGATAATCTGGGACCCCGATGTACCCGAGACGAAAAAATCGTTTGCGCAGTATGCCAACCCAAAGGCAGTATCTCCAGCACCCCCCACACCAAAAACAAATATCAAAAGCATTTCGCCCACTACGACGACTAAGAAGGAGGTGGCGCCCAAAAAACGGTCAGCTACACCTACTGCTCGGTCTACTAAAGCTGGCACGCCGGTCGGAGGAACAGAGCGGGGTCCCTCGCCCGTCAAACGACGGGCGCAAACTCCGAACACAGGTCTAGCCAATGGCGGAActcaaaaaaagaaaaaagtctCTGAGATCGATCGCCTGATGGGCGACGAGGGAGCTGCCAATATGATTCATGCAGTGGAGCATGAGCAGCGGGAATTGAGTGGTGGTGAGGTGTCCAATAAGCCGCTGATGCGCAAACGAGCCATGACCATAACCGGAAGG AACCAGACAGCACGAGTTGCAGTGGAACCAACACCGCCCAAGAAAGAGTCAGCCCATTCGGCCGCCAAACGAACGCCTGCAGCAGCTGATTCCGTTTTTACTAAGGCCACCGCCAACACATCTGCCCGTAAGCCTCGCGCCTCCGACTCGTGGGACTTCGTTTACAAACAGCGCGCCAGCGAGGAATCGATGATCATGCGTCGGCGCTCCAACAGCTCGTACTCCAGTAACGCCTCCGTCAGTCGAAATTCGCTGGACAATAGGCCCGGAGCAGCCAGTCTGTCTGATGATGCAGGCGAGGGCTCAGACCCGTCATTTAAGTTTGTAAAGCCCGTAAGCAAGTCCAGCCAAAGGGGCGGCGAAGATACCTCCtcgcatacgttggctaacgATATGAAGGCGAACAACGGTAGCGAACTGGTGTGCCTGCACAAGGTTAACAAAGTTGCTCACCTGGTCATCCACACGCAACGAGGAAACTTTGGTCATACGTACAGCACGCAGCTGCTGGAGCAGTTGAACGACACACTGTCCAGTGTTGCCCGCAAAGGCGAGTTCAACACGGTGTTGCTTACCGTCGAGGGTCCACAGTTTTGTCACGGCATCGATTGCCAAGAACTGATTCAGGGTTCCCTGGAGAAGCGAAAGGATAGTGCCAGTCAACTGGTTGCGGCCCTAAA AGGCTATCTACGCACTCTGGCCACTTTTCCTAAACCCTTGGTGGCGGGCATTGTTGGCAGCCAAATTAATTTGGGCGTTATGCAGCTTCCCTTTGCTGACTACGTGGTGGCCTCTGATGATTGTAGCTTCGAGACTAACTATGCCAAATTGGGTCAGCTGCCCGAGGGCTTTGCTCTGTGGCATGGTCACCAAAGAGTTTCCAGTGAAGTG CACTCTCGTTTGTTTCTTCTGGGTGAAAGACTGTTCGCAACGGAACTTTTGGAATCGAATAGTTTCGTTGACAAGATCTGCAAGGCCCGTAATGTCAACGAAGAGGCTCTGGCCATAGCCAAACAGATATCCACTAGCTCTGCGGAG ATGTATCGTACGCTGAAGAAACTCAACCACTCCGCCATCAATGCCACGAAATTCCCGCGTCTGGATGAGGAACTAAAAGTTATAGGCGAGCAATGGGTTACTGCCAATTGCTTGGCCAATTTCAAACGCTATCTTAACGACGTTGATTTCTAG